The Vibrio aerogenes nucleotide sequence ATACGTGGCGTTAACCGGCGGAAAATCTGAGTCAGTTCTTCAGCAGTCAGCTTGATTTGTGCTTCAAGCAGCACATCAATGACCTGAGTCCCGGCTGAGTATTCTCTGAGCTTATCTTTATCGGCGACGAGGTCATTTAATAGCTTCGACTCTGAACGCTCAGCAATCTGGCTAATCATTTGCGGATTAGATGCCGTAATTTCAAAGGCACTGATTAAGGCCTGATGGATCGAAAGACTCTCACCATCAACTTCCACACCTTCAACGCCTGAAAGGCCGACGGCTTTCAGAATCTGATTCGCAAGTGCTGAACTATTCTGATACCAGACGCCTAATGCATCACCCGGTTGATAGCTGATACCGGAGTCTTCCAGATCAATTTCAATATGCCGGACATCTTTTCCGGAATCACGGCCAGTAATTTTCTGGTTTGTCAGCAAAGTGGCCGTGTATGGATTTTGCTTCGTGTATTGAGTCTGAGTGATGCTGGCCTGACCAAGAGGTAACTGAACCACTTCTGCCTGTGATTCTGAAATGGCATCGCTCAATAATTCAAGCGCTTTCCCACGCCATTCTGAAGCAGAAGCTTCATAGTCAACATCACAATCAACACGCGCCATAAACGGTGTCGCACCCAGCTTAGACAAAAATGCATCAAAATCTTTACCGGTCTGACAGAAGAATTCATAACTGGAATCTCCCAGACCAATCACACCGTATTTCAGGTTAGGTAATTTGGGAGCTTTCTTAGACTGCAAAAATTCATGCAGTTCCAGTGCATTATCCGGAGCTTCACCTTCCCCATTAGTCGAAGCCACAATCACAACATGCGTTTCTTTCGCAAGGTCTTTACCCTTGTAATCACTGGCATCAAATAATCGAACAGGCAAACCTTTTGCCTGAGCTTCCTGTTCAAGCGCCTCGGCGACACCCTTTGCATTTCCTGTCTGCGATGCATAAATAATGGTCAGTTGTCCGGCTGGTTTAGCTGCCGGAGCCGAAGCAGGAACAGCACCGGTCGAGGGTTGGGAAGATTGGCTTAATCCCCAAAAATAGCCACTGACCCAGGCCAGCTGTTGTGGGGACAATTGGGAAACGGCTTGTTGCAACTGATTCAGTTGTTCGCCATTTACCGGGCTGGATAACAATCCCAGCTCTTCTGGAGTATTTTTTGCTGAAGACATTGTCACGACGTCCTTATTTATTGCGTGACGATAGATTAACCAAGCTCCGTAATAACAAGAAAGAATAGATAAGTATGTTTTATAACTTTTTGGAAGTAAGACAGATTAA carries:
- a CDS encoding assimilatory sulfite reductase (NADPH) flavoprotein subunit; this translates as MSSAKNTPEELGLLSSPVNGEQLNQLQQAVSQLSPQQLAWVSGYFWGLSQSSQPSTGAVPASAPAAKPAGQLTIIYASQTGNAKGVAEALEQEAQAKGLPVRLFDASDYKGKDLAKETHVVIVASTNGEGEAPDNALELHEFLQSKKAPKLPNLKYGVIGLGDSSYEFFCQTGKDFDAFLSKLGATPFMARVDCDVDYEASASEWRGKALELLSDAISESQAEVVQLPLGQASITQTQYTKQNPYTATLLTNQKITGRDSGKDVRHIEIDLEDSGISYQPGDALGVWYQNSSALANQILKAVGLSGVEGVEVDGESLSIHQALISAFEITASNPQMISQIAERSESKLLNDLVADKDKLREYSAGTQVIDVLLEAQIKLTAEELTQIFRRLTPRMYSIASSQSEVDEEVHLTVGLVEFDHNGERRHGGASGFLTQRLEEGEPVKVFVEHNKNFKLPQDDNTPVIMVGPGTGIAPFRSFIQERDNRGAGGKNWLFFGDRTFTQDFLYQVEWQKYLKSGALTRMDVAFSRDQHEKVYVQHRILENAPQIWQWINEGAYIYVCGDATRMAKDVHDALITVAKQEGGLEQSAAEAYINDLRKAKRYQRDVY